The following DNA comes from Emys orbicularis isolate rEmyOrb1 chromosome 13, rEmyOrb1.hap1, whole genome shotgun sequence.
TCTGGGACAAGCGGATAGCAAAGGAGGCTCAAAGAGTGATCAATGGGCCTCACATCTGTGGCCCAGGCCTCGACATCCAGGTGAGATGTGGGAGGTGACAGGGGGCATGAGTTACACTGCGTGGGCATGCAAAGTCCTGGCCAGGGCTGGTCTGTGCTGACCCTGAACCAATAGCTCTGGGACCAGGGTCACCTGCCCCCCAATATCCTATCCCCACTGGAGAAGTAACCTTTACCCACGTAGGGTAACTATGCTCTGGTACCAGCTCCTGCGTGCCCCGGGGGAGAGATAAAGCACCATATCTGAGCCTGACTCCTTTCCCCCCAGGGTAACCGCGTGCTCACTGGCTCCTGGGTGCCCCACAATGCACTTCAGCTCTGGGATCTACGGACATCTCAACTGCAGAAGAACCTCCCCTTTCCTGGGGGCCCCACACAGGGCCAGTTCCTCTATGCAGCCCGGTTCTGTGACCAGGACATAGTGGTGGCTGGGGGCAGCGGCACCAGTGGAGCCAGCGCCATCCACACTGGCACTAACCAGGTGAGACGGTGTACCCCTGCTTGGGAGTAAAGGGGGAGTAGGCATTCCCCACTTGGGGGGATGACAGTGAGAGCTAATGGAACTGGGTTAcaccttggggcagggggtcAATGTGAGCCAGGGAACAGGATGGGGGATGTTTGGGGCCCTTGGGCGgtatgagccaggggagcagggcaggggagggagtggttggaggggtggggtggggtgagcaaGGACAGCAGGGAGGTTGGGGAGGTGAGCAAgaatggaggggtggggcagaggaaggcCAGGGATTGGGTGGTGTGAGCCAGGGCAGCAGGGTGCTTAGTCCTGGGTGACATGCTCTTTGTCTCCAGGTGCTCGGCGAGATCCTGCTGCCCAACAAACCGGTGCAGGCTGTGGCAGTAGCACCCGGTGGGCGGGTGGTGGCAGTGGCTGGCGTGGGAGGGAATCTCCACATCGCAGACCTGCACTGAGCCCCAGCAGAGAGGGGGTGAGAAGGGGACAAACCTGGGAGTCACAATCCCCCCCCATCTACAGCTCCTCTGATCTATGGCTCTCCCACATGATTCTGCCCCGCCAGGACTACGGCCCTCTGTGATGTCTGGGAACACAGGCCCCCCAGgccccccttcccaactcccctgCACCCCTCTGTGAGACCTGGAGCATCCAGACCCCTGGGCACCTGCTGGCATCTAATAAACTTCCTGCACCTGAAGAGGTGACTCGTGGGGTCTGTGAATACGAAGGCCTGGCCCATGTGCTGGGAGTCACGGGGGCCGGGGGGAAGCTAGCCACTTGCTGGGAATTTATGGGGGGACACTGTGATTTGTGAGGGCATGTGTTTCTAAACCACTTCCTGCCACTGCTttgtgcgggggggtgggggctcatcTCCAGCAGTGTTAAATTTCCCTCAGTTTGGTGAGGacatccccagcaccccccagtcctgggctcgGCCAGCCTGTGTCCATGCAACAGCCTCTGGAACCAGGAAACTCTGTGCagggagcatctacactgcatctgggaacaagcctcccagcctgggtaggcaGACTTGTGCTAATGTGCTAAATAGAACTGTGGGGACATCGCTGAAGGCTCATATTAGACAGCCAATGACTACACCGCTGTTTTTAGCTCGCTGTCAGCTGCAATGTATCCTCGGAGGAGACACAGCCTCCACCCtcatcctccccctccacccGCTGCAGGGACAGCCTccgccctcacacacacacaaacacaccctgcagggacagcctccgccctcacacacacacaaacacaccctgcagggacagcctccgccctcacacacacacacaaacacacacacccctgcagggacagcctccgtcctcacacacacacacacacccctgcagggacagcctccgtcctcacacacacacacacacacacacagcactgcaGGGAGAGCCtccaccctcacacacacacacacagcactgcaGGGAGAGCCTCCACCCTCACACACCCACCCTGCAGGGACAGCCTccgccctcacacacacacacacacacaccctgcagggacagcctccgccctcacacacacacacacacacacacaccctgcagggacagcctccgccctcacacacacacacccaccctgcagggacagcctccgccctcatccccccctcctccctgcagggaGAGCCtccaccctcacacacacacacacacacacacacacacacccctgcagggacagcctccgccctcacacacacacacccctgcagggAGAGCCTCCACCCGCACAcaagccccctccccactgcagcgACAGCCTCCACcctcatcccccctcctccctgcagggaGAGCCtccaccctcacacacacccctgcagggacagcctccgcccgggggggagggagtgaggagaaTGGGGATGGAACAGGGTGGGGGCAGGCACGCTAGGTGGGAAGGAGCAGCAGTGCAGTCATGAGACCTCCTCAGTGCTGCCAGCTCCCAGTTTCCTCCTCACAGTGATGTGATTTTTGGCCTCTGTTGCAGTCGGTTTCCTGATGATGCAAGAAACTCTCCAGCCTTCCTGGGAATTTCAGCCTGGCACATGGGAAGACCCTTCTGGTTGGCTGCCTTTCCACCTCCTGGGGACGAGCAGCCAATCAAGGCTGCTGCCGAGGCAGCTGGAgctcttcccctcctctccagAGCTGTGTCTGGGtgatggaggggcagggggagcagccaaCAACATCCTTGCAGGAGGGGAAGGAATGAAAAgagtccccctccttcccccatccttGTAGCTGGGAAGGGTGaagaggagcaggcctgggagagggtgtGAAGAACCCCTGGTACTAGAGGAGAAGCAGAGGTTGGGGTTGGGGAGCACAGAATTAATGCATGAGAATGGGGGAGAAGCTCTGGAGACACCTCTGAGTcccatccctctccccctcccccccggcagcagACCCACCTTTCACTGGAACCTGCCCAGAAAGGCAGGAGCTGTGCACTGCAGCTGCTGAGCCGTGAGCAGcaggagccagtgcagagggagGAGATGTCTGCGGGCTCTGGCACCGGAAATCCCCGTGGGTTACAGCTGCAGCGATGCTAACCCCCTGGGCACAGCCAGAGCTGCTGCTTCAGCAAGACAAGATGTGGGGGTCTCCACCAAGGCTGGGGAAATGAAGCAGTAAGACTGGTGCCATCAGGATCGGGGCAGGAGACATTGCCTGGATCCAGTCTGGAGCAGCTGCAACCAGCGTGGGCATCTGCCCtgaatccagagtcactccagtCTGGGATCAAGGATCTTTCACCGTAGGAGAAAATTGTGTTTCCCGCCCATGGGCTCCTCCAGCTGTAACTGCAGTAACTTTTCAGGTGAGTCCGGGGTTGCTGTGCCGAGTGGAGAGGCTCAAACATCCGCCCAGTTTGGTGTTTGTAAAGGTAAATTGggccatctctgtgcctcagcgtGACGCGGGGAGGGGCAGCATGTGGGGGAACATCCCCACATTGGATGTGACGATTGCCGGAGCCTTCGCTGTTCGTAGTGTGATGGCAGAATCCCCAGGGAGCCCTGACAGGTCAGCCAGGGACTATGGAATGAGCTGCCTGGGAGCCAtgcttacccctctggtgcagcgcCAGAGCTGGTGGGGCAGGGCTCTCTCCAGACAGTGTGGGCCCAGTGCTCCCAGCAGCCCTTCTGTTTTGCAGGTCTGGGGCAGGTGCAAGGCACTGGTGCCATGTGGGGGCTTGTTGGGGCACTGGTCCTGTCACACCTGGTATCCCTGTTGTGGAATATTTTCTGCTGCGTGAGGCACATGGCACACAGAGgtaggtgctgcagggagggaacAGTCTGTTCAGAGCACAGGTGCACAGTTCCTCCCACCCTTAACTATAACCCCTATGTGGGGCTCCtgtcccctgctcctctgcctcccAGACTGTCTTGGTGCacagggggtgctggctcccatAGCCCTTTTCCCTACAGGGGTCTGGctcctgggtccccctccccataTATCTCCAGAAGGGGCTACTGCCTccagtcccctctccccctctgccTGTTTTGTGTCTTGCTGCAGAGGGCACCCTTTATCCCCCTCACTCCATGTCCCAGccccaactcctccctctccccatctcACTCCATAGGGAGCCCAGCTccccttctccatggctcccagccTGTCTCATTCCAGGCTCCCCCACCCAGAATCCCATCCCTCACTGACTCCCTCTCCTCCCGTGTCCCTGCCTGCCACACCCCACTGGCACCACCAGCATCCCAGAGAtctgtcctctccccacccccgttACAGCCTGTGGGGCtgatctttttctttctctctctgtctctcccgcCCTGCCTGCACAGATGAGTCCAGGAAGCTCTTGCCTCTGTTCAGCAGAAGGTGAGTCCAACAGAGGAAACAGCAGGAGCAAGGAGTCACTGCATTGTCCAAGCATCACCACTGAggtcaggggaggggggcagctttGTCAGCCAGCGAGATGGAAcagaggcagggagaaggggggaatgTCACAGGGAATCGGAaccaaggaatagaacccaggagtcctgactgccaggCCTCCCCTCCTGCTCTCAACCCCTAggtcccactcccctgccagagctggcCCAGAAATCAGGGGTTCTGATTCCCCATTCTGCACATCACTACCCACTCAGCTCGCTCTGGCTGGACGGGCCCCTGGTTTGAATTAAGGGGATTGTTACAGACTGAGACCACACGAGCATTTTTGCCCTCTCTGGGTGTGTACCACCACCGCCACCTTTCCCCATCCTCCTTTTCCTCTGCCGGTCCCGTGCGCGTTCACCTTTGACCCTGGCTCTGAGCCATTTACTGGATTTTTGGTTTCCATCCCAGTGTGAAGCATGTGACTGAGGAGATTCCAGTCTATGGCAACATCAGTTACCTGCAGACAGGTGAGTAGCACCCGGGcccctcacaggatcaggccccattgtgctgaggaTGCCCGGTCTCTGCCCTGAATAAAAGAGCACACgtgtgcactcacacacacagtgtgtgtggaggggagataATTCTGTCACCTGTTCTATGACATTACTGGTCGagtccccagctggcagcaggcaTGTCAGCATCATCAATGCTGATTTGCATCTGCTGGGAGCTTGGCTCTAAGAAGGGCCATTCATGGGCTGGTTTCTTGTGGATGCTGAGGGGAGGTGTTTGAAGCAGCTTTGTCCATGTATGCAAGGaggcagcagcccctggggctgcggatctgccccccctcccatccTGAGGTCCCTGCAAGTCTCAGGCTTTGTTAAGACAGCCAGGTGCTGCCTGTGAatgggggctccagctgctcagtACCTCTGCAAACTGGAGCCGACTTCTATCTCTGAGCTGATCCTGGACTCTCAGCATCAGCAGCaaccttccctctccctctgtcgACAGGGCAAAGTTCTGGGTTTGAAAGCTCAGTGGTGCCAGAGTCCCAGGAAGAGCAGGAATCCAGCCCCAAGGTGAGCAGAGCTCTTGGTACATCTGTGGCCAAAACATCTGTAGCCACAGAAGCCGCAGCAGTCAGCTGGGGAGTTGATGG
Coding sequences within:
- the SIT1 gene encoding signaling threshold-regulating transmembrane adapter 1, which codes for MGSSSCNCSNFSGLGQVQGTGAMWGLVGALVLSHLVSLLWNIFCCVRHMAHRDESRKLLPLFSRSVKHVTEEIPVYGNISYLQTGQSSGFESSVVPESQEEQESSPKKPTCYANLKMLKPQGRQLPESSVGGAEIQYTDVVVTGPRRSEPEIWGGGPLKGREATRPQSELYASVHADRYTAKFENQDYANNHAVPS